In the Gemmatimonadota bacterium genome, GGTTTGAATCCCCATTACGGTACACCACCGAATTCCTGGGGATCAGAACGCGTACCGGGGGGATCGAGCAGTGGGTCGGGGGTGGCTGTGGCGGCGGGATTGGTACCTGTTGCGATGGGTACAGATACGGGAGGCTCTATCCGCATCCCGGCTTCGTTTTGCGGTGTTGTGGGTCTCAAGCCCACGCTGGAACGGGTAAGTCGTGCTGGTGCGATGCCGCTTTCGTGGACGCTGGATAGCATGGGACCTTTGACGCGGTCTGTGGAAGATGCCGCGCTGGTGTTTGAAGCGATCGCGGGGCCTGATGCGGCTGACCCGGTGACGTTAAATCAACCGCTGGTGGATGTGGTGCGCGGGTTAAAGCGAGATATAAAGGGGTTGCGCGCCGGGTTTGTGCGCGATCCGTTTTGCGATGGGGCAGATGCTGAGGTTATCGCTTCAGTAGAAGCCGCGGCGGGGGTTTTGTGTGATTTGGGGGTTGATGTGGAGGAAATGCAATTTCCCGAAGCGCGAGAAGAGTTAGACGAAGAACTCGAGGGGCGCGGCAGTGCGATGATTATGTGTGTGGAGGGGTATGCATGCCATGGAGATTTGATTGCCCGGCAGGGCGAGATGATGGATCCGCGCATTCGAGCGCGGATTGCACATGGCGCATCTTTTTCTGCGCCAGATTATGCCGCGGTTTTACAGCGGCGCGAAGAGTTGCGGATCTCGGCCCGCGAGACCCTGCGAGATGTGGATGCCGTGATTTGTCCGACGATGTTGACGGTTGCACCGCGTATCACAGATGTCGATGTCGCGCCCGTCAGGTTGACAACGCGGCTGGTCAATTTTTTGGGTTTATGCGCGGTGTCGGTTCCGTGTGGGTGGTCTGATGAGGCTTTGCCCATTGGTTTGCAGATTATCGGCAAACCTTATGACGAGGCTCGGATTTTGCGCCTGGCTTATGCTTATGAGCAGGCGGTTGGCTCGCGGTTAGCTCCCGATTTCACTCGGGCATAAATTCCGTGGTGAAGAGCAGGTTGAGATCGACTTTTTGGTCAATCATGTCCAGGCTGTGGAGGATATCCTGTGTTTGTTGCCACTTTGCTTCAGTTTGGGCGCCCAGGCCCTGTTGTTGTGTGTCGGCACTATGCAACAGGGGAATCAGATATTTGAAATTGGCGCGATTGAAGGCCTCGTCGCTTTCGGGACGCGCGGCCATGTAGGCTGCTACCGCATCTTCGGGATGATCGACGGCGTGTTGCCATCCGCGCAGGCTCGCCCGCAAAAAGCGTTTGACCAGATCGGGATTTTCTTTGAGAAAAGACTCATTGGCAATGATATTGGTGCTATAGACATCGATGCCGTAGTCCGATAGGGCAAGGCGATTGACCGCGTGGCCCTGAAGTTCGACTGTGACGGGTTGATCTTCGGTGTATCCGAGCATGGCATCGACTTGGCCTGCGAGGAGCGGCGCCGGGCTGGCTTCGCTCATGCCCATGAGTTGTATGTCTTCTTCGGGGATATTCTGGTGGCGCAAGAAGGCTTGAAATTCGCGGTGTTTCGTGCCGCCGATATTGACGCCAATGCTTTTGCCGATCAGGTCCTGCGGTGTTGTGATATTTTTTTCTACGAGTGAATAAACGACCACTGGGGTTTGCTGATTGATTACTGCGAGCGATACAATAGGAATGTTGCGCACCCTCGCCATAACAGTTGCCGATCCGCTGGCCACGCCGAGTTTGTAGGTGCCGTTGCCCACGACGCGAGCTGAAGTGGGGGCACCACTGCCTTCGAGGATTTCGATCTCAAGTCCCTCTTGTTCGTAAAACCCCTTTTGTTTGGCGACAAAAAAGCCCGCGTGTTCCATCTGCGCCTTCCAGTCGAGAATGAACTGTACCTGTGTCTTGTCTGTACTCGTACAGGACAGGGTGATGAGTGCGAGGGCAAGAGCGATGAATATTTTTTGCATGGGAATACTCCTTGTTTGTAAAGCGCGAATAGACGAATAGACGAACCCCGCTCTACCACCCCAAGTTGTTACAAACTCCGTTGCTGATTCGTTGATTCGTTGATTCGTTGATTCGCTGATTCGTAGATTCGTAGATTTGTTATCGACCTATGGTTTCAACGGCGCCGCCCCAACGGCGCAGGGCTGTTTTTTCGAGGCCGTCAACGAGCAAAAACAGGCCCGTGCCCATACACCCGAGTGCGAGCAGAGCGGCAAACATCAAATCGGTGGCGAGTTCTGAATTGGCGAGCCGAATGAGGTGGCCCAGACCTGCACTGGAGCCGACAAATTCGCCGACTACCGCGCCAATCACACTGAGCGTGATGCACATTTTGAGTGCGGCAAAAAGATAGGGAATGGCATTGGGCAAGCGCACTTTAAAAAAAATTTGTCGTTGGCTGGCCGAGAGTGATCGCATTAAGTCGAGGATGGATTTGTCAACGGATAAGAGACCGCGCGTGGTGTTGATCACAACGGGAAAAAAAGAAATGAGGCCCGCAATAATCACTTTGGGCAAAAGGCCAAACCCAAACCAGATGACAAAGACAGGGGCCAGTGCCTCTTTTGGAAAGGTTTGGGTGGAGATGACCAGTGGATAGAGCATTCGTTCGATCAGGCGGGAACGGGCCATTGCTATGGCGCAAAGTAGCCCCGATGATGCGCCTGTGAAAAAGCCGCCGAGGGCTGCGGTGAGTGTGACGAGACCGTGAGAGAGCAGGAGGCGATGGGATGCGGCAAATTTGGACAGGATTTGCGAGGGTGGCGGGAGGATAAATGCGGCGATGTCGAGACTTCGCACGACTATTTCCCACAAGCCGAGTAGCAAGGCGATAAACAGTCCCGAAAGAGCGTATTCTCGGGCAAAAAAGCGGATTAGTTTCACAGGTCAAACAAGATGATTTGCGCGTGGAGGGAACCGGCCTGGCTGTGGTATTCGGGATTTTCATTCATCGCGAGAAATAGCGGGCCTTCGTAGGGCGAAAAAAAATCGAAATAATTGCCCACTGAAAGAATGGGGCTGTCGCCAATGCGTCCAACGAGTGCCCCCACATTTGTGCCGGGCAAGAGATATTGATCATTGGCGGGACGCCCTTCAATGCCATCGGGTCCACACCAGACAATGGTAAGCGGACGCATCTCGGGAGACCAGAGGCCCTCTGCTGTGATAATTACGCGCTGATCTTTTTGTATCTGGAGATACATTTCTTGCCACACGGCGTTTGGACGGACGGTTTTGGTAATTGTGAATGCCACAGTTTCTCCTCGGTTTGGGGTGTAAAACGGCTCGCAAAGTACGCCCGTAAAAAATGCTTGTCAAGCGGAAAGTTCGAAGAAAGAAATTGACTCGAAATGATGTGATTTATATTATGTGGATGCTGATAAATTTTTTGGAGGAGAGATCCATGGATCGCAACACAAATTTTGACAAGACCATGAATACCATTATTGGACGTGGGGCAGTCTCTGAAGGTCATTTTCAAATTGCGGCTGGCGTGCGTGTGGATGGGATCTTGAAGGGGGAACTCGAGTCATCCGGAACGCTGATTGTGGGGAAGTCGGGTGTTATTGAGGCCAATGTGAAGGTGCGCGACGCATTGATCAGCGGGCGCATTGTGGGGAATCTGGTGGCTGAAGAAAAAGTGCATTTGCAGTCGCAAGCCACTTTTATTGGGAAAATTCAAACGGGCGTCTTGATCGTTGAAGATGGCGCTGTTTTTAAAGCTGACTGCGATGCGGGTAGTGATATACAAGGGGTTGATCGATTATCAGATGAAACGGCGGAGGTGCAACGCGAGGAAGCTTAGTGCGTTTCCTGGAAAGACGCAAAGCCCCAGGCGATCATGGTTTGCAGATTGCCTGGGGCTTTTTTATTACGCGCGTGCTACGGCTGTGACGCGCTTGGCAAATTGGGAGAGGTCATCCATGAGGGAATAGACCGTGGGCAGGAGCACGAGGGTTAAAATTGTTGAGATGGATAGTCCGGAAATAACCACCAGGCCAATTGGTCCCCAGCGTCTTGAGGTGCCTTCGGCATTGCCGAAGAGCATCGGCAATACCAGCGGCATCAGACCTATGATGGTCGTCGTGGCGGTCATCATAATCGGACGCAAGCGGTCTTGCCCTCCACGGATAATGGCATCGCGGCGAGTAAGTCCCTGTTTTCGGTATCTGTTGATGTGATCGACCAGGACAATGCCGTTGTTGACCACAATGCCAAAGAGCACGAGGAGGCCGTATTTGGCATTGCTGTCCATGGCGATTTTGAAGGTGTAGAGACCGAGCGCGACGCCGATGAATGCGAAGAAAATGCAGAACATAATGGTGAGCGGATGGACATAGGATTCAAAGAGCGAGGCCATGATGATGTAAATGAGAATGAGAGCCAGGATCAAAGTCTCGTAGTCCTGGTTCTGTTCTGCATTCATAGATCTGAAGCGGCGGTCCATTTCATAAGTATATCCCTTGGGCAGGGGTACGCCTTCCATGCGCATTTTCATGATCTGGCCCACGCGAAATACCGCCTGCTGGTCTGTGTTGGCAAAAACCGTCACTGTTGACATGCGGTCTTCGCGTCGAATCGTGTTGGTGCCCGTTGTCAGGTCAAAATTCGCCAGGCTGGAGAAGGTGACCATGCCGCCGTTGTCGCTTTCAAATTCCGTTGTTTTAAGTTGTTCGAGGGTGGCGCGGTCTTCTTCGCGCAGCAGCACTGTGATGTCGATCTCGCCATCTGGGGTTTTGAAGTTGGAGCCACCGCGCGAGCCGAGTGCAGAGGCAATGGTGTTTGCAATATCGCGCGGCGAGAGACCGTAGCGCTGTGCGCGCTCGCGATTGACCGTGACGCGAATTTCCTCGGTTCCACTTTCGAGGCTGGTCTGTATTT is a window encoding:
- a CDS encoding amidase yields the protein MCVSGRGICRCDTEGRSHCDAEFLWRCAEQSGGCTGSQCIGRTRWGACVVRGHDCRTGDVVARGGYLTLDIHFATLSELGARYRAGDVSPVEVVDTLLNRIEEYGGQTKAFITVTAERARAEAQAAEAMLRSGSDLGPLHGIPIALKDLFHTVGIRTTSGAKVWDTFVPEDSATVAKRLSQAGAVLMGKTNMVELAFGPYGLNPHYGTPPNSWGSERVPGGSSSGSGVAVAAGLVPVAMGTDTGGSIRIPASFCGVVGLKPTLERVSRAGAMPLSWTLDSMGPLTRSVEDAALVFEAIAGPDAADPVTLNQPLVDVVRGLKRDIKGLRAGFVRDPFCDGADAEVIASVEAAAGVLCDLGVDVEEMQFPEAREELDEELEGRGSAMIMCVEGYACHGDLIARQGEMMDPRIRARIAHGASFSAPDYAAVLQRREELRISARETLRDVDAVICPTMLTVAPRITDVDVAPVRLTTRLVNFLGLCAVSVPCGWSDEALPIGLQIIGKPYDEARILRLAYAYEQAVGSRLAPDFTRA
- a CDS encoding ABC transporter substrate-binding protein yields the protein MQKIFIALALALITLSCTSTDKTQVQFILDWKAQMEHAGFFVAKQKGFYEQEGLEIEILEGSGAPTSARVVGNGTYKLGVASGSATVMARVRNIPIVSLAVINQQTPVVVYSLVEKNITTPQDLIGKSIGVNIGGTKHREFQAFLRHQNIPEEDIQLMGMSEASPAPLLAGQVDAMLGYTEDQPVTVELQGHAVNRLALSDYGIDVYSTNIIANESFLKENPDLVKRFLRASLRGWQHAVDHPEDAVAAYMAARPESDEAFNRANFKYLIPLLHSADTQQQGLGAQTEAKWQQTQDILHSLDMIDQKVDLNLLFTTEFMPE
- a CDS encoding ABC transporter permease, with the protein product MKLIRFFAREYALSGLFIALLLGLWEIVVRSLDIAAFILPPPSQILSKFAASHRLLLSHGLVTLTAALGGFFTGASSGLLCAIAMARSRLIERMLYPLVISTQTFPKEALAPVFVIWFGFGLLPKVIIAGLISFFPVVINTTRGLLSVDKSILDLMRSLSASQRQIFFKVRLPNAIPYLFAALKMCITLSVIGAVVGEFVGSSAGLGHLIRLANSELATDLMFAALLALGCMGTGLFLLVDGLEKTALRRWGGAVETIGR
- a CDS encoding polymer-forming cytoskeletal protein; the encoded protein is MLVKRKVRRKKLTRNDVIYIMWMLINFLEERSMDRNTNFDKTMNTIIGRGAVSEGHFQIAAGVRVDGILKGELESSGTLIVGKSGVIEANVKVRDALISGRIVGNLVAEEKVHLQSQATFIGKIQTGVLIVEDGAVFKADCDAGSDIQGVDRLSDETAEVQREEA